Proteins encoded together in one Chitinophaga varians window:
- a CDS encoding putative oxidoreductase C-terminal domain-containing protein, protein MKQNIIFAGMTAALLSCGTTRQKQSSMHLIALDPGHFHASLVHQQMYPGIDSTIQVFAPEGPEVKQYLASIERFNQQSGPSVHWAADVYTGPDYLEKMLQQPAGNIVVIAGNNRLKATYIRRSVSAGQHVLADKPMAIDAAGFDSLQASFREAAAKKVQLYDIMTERYEIRNTLQRELAQLQEVFGTLETGTLDDPAVVKNSVHHFKKLVAGKTMVRPAWYMDETQQGDGIVDVTTHLVDLVQWTCFPEQTIDFHHDIRIDSARRWATTMSLQQYADITGQTGFPPYLTKNVGKDSMLHVYANGAFDYTIKGVHANISVTWNYQAPEGTGDTHYSLLRGTRASLVIRQGAEQQYKPVLYIESALHNDTAYAKTVEAHIATLAQKYPGLALKANDKGWEIVIPEALAKKHEALFGKVMQQFLEYVRNNNMPAWEVPNMLAKYYTTTQALALAKKQ, encoded by the coding sequence ATGAAGCAAAACATTATATTTGCCGGCATGACAGCAGCATTGCTGTCATGCGGCACCACCAGACAAAAACAATCATCTATGCATCTGATCGCGCTGGATCCCGGGCACTTCCATGCTTCACTGGTACACCAACAGATGTACCCCGGCATAGATTCCACTATCCAAGTGTTTGCTCCCGAAGGGCCCGAAGTAAAACAATACCTCGCCAGCATCGAACGGTTCAACCAACAGTCCGGCCCGTCCGTACACTGGGCAGCTGACGTATATACCGGCCCCGACTACCTGGAGAAGATGCTGCAACAGCCAGCCGGAAATATAGTGGTCATCGCCGGCAACAACCGGCTTAAAGCCACTTATATCCGCCGCTCCGTCAGTGCCGGTCAACATGTGCTGGCCGATAAGCCCATGGCCATCGATGCAGCAGGCTTCGATTCATTGCAGGCTTCTTTCCGTGAAGCAGCAGCGAAAAAAGTACAGCTCTATGATATCATGACTGAACGGTACGAAATCAGGAACACGTTGCAACGCGAGCTGGCACAATTGCAGGAAGTCTTCGGCACGCTGGAAACCGGTACTCTGGACGATCCCGCCGTGGTAAAAAACAGTGTTCACCATTTCAAAAAACTGGTGGCCGGCAAAACCATGGTTCGCCCCGCATGGTATATGGATGAAACACAACAGGGAGATGGCATCGTGGATGTGACGACTCACCTCGTAGACCTCGTGCAGTGGACCTGCTTCCCGGAACAAACCATCGACTTCCACCATGACATACGCATAGACAGCGCCCGTCGCTGGGCCACCACTATGAGCTTACAGCAATATGCAGACATCACCGGGCAAACCGGCTTTCCTCCTTATCTGACCAAAAACGTCGGTAAAGACAGCATGTTGCATGTATACGCCAACGGCGCCTTTGACTATACCATCAAAGGCGTTCACGCCAACATATCCGTTACCTGGAACTACCAGGCGCCGGAAGGCACCGGCGACACGCACTACTCACTGCTCCGCGGCACCAGGGCATCGCTGGTGATCCGGCAGGGAGCGGAACAGCAGTACAAGCCTGTGCTGTACATTGAGTCCGCCCTTCATAACGATACCGCCTATGCGAAAACGGTCGAAGCCCATATCGCCACCCTTGCCCAAAAATATCCGGGCCTGGCGCTGAAAGCCAATGACAAAGGCTGGGAGATAGTCATACCCGAAGCGCTGGCGAAAAAACATGAAGCCCTTTTTGGCAAAGTGATGCAACAGTTCCTCGAATATGTACGGAACAACAATATGCCCGCCTGGGAAGTGCCTAATATGCTGGCCAAGTACTACACTACCACGCAGGCCCTGGCGCTGGCTAAAAAGCAATAA
- a CDS encoding LacI family DNA-binding transcriptional regulator, whose protein sequence is MKKKTAEQPLGVKEIARRANVAIATVDRVIHNRPGVSPKTKSKIEAIIRELNYQPNILARRLASRHVLRLATVLPKVSSRETDFWTLPVAGIQKAEEEIKQFGVKVEPFYFDLNDRKSFGKVTRQLLKNPVDGILLAPSFIEESITFIRSCKELNIPYVFINSDIPHQESLCYIGPDLFRSGYQAGQLIHYCTPRNAKVLVLNISHEIEDHHHLLRKEEGLRAYFQDTKRPIVKKNVRQTDQASVEKELSKALQQHADVLAIFVTNSRVAAVSRYLEKKGIDKDILLIGYDFTKENVSRLDQGHIDFLICQQPQEQGYRGIMALYQHLVMKVPVEKTHFMPIDIITKENHAFYIQP, encoded by the coding sequence ATGAAGAAAAAAACGGCCGAACAGCCCCTCGGCGTCAAAGAGATAGCACGAAGGGCCAATGTGGCCATCGCCACCGTGGACAGGGTTATCCATAACAGGCCTGGTGTTTCCCCCAAAACAAAAAGTAAAATAGAAGCCATCATACGGGAACTGAACTATCAGCCCAATATACTGGCCAGAAGGCTGGCATCCCGCCATGTGCTCCGGCTGGCGACCGTTCTGCCGAAAGTGTCCTCCCGGGAAACTGACTTCTGGACACTTCCGGTAGCCGGCATCCAAAAAGCGGAAGAAGAAATCAAACAGTTCGGCGTTAAAGTAGAACCTTTTTATTTTGACCTCAACGACCGGAAGTCTTTTGGCAAAGTCACCCGGCAGTTGCTCAAAAACCCAGTGGACGGAATCTTGCTGGCGCCTTCCTTTATCGAAGAATCCATTACGTTTATCCGTTCCTGTAAGGAACTCAATATTCCGTATGTTTTTATCAATTCTGATATCCCGCACCAGGAAAGCCTTTGTTATATCGGCCCCGACCTGTTCCGCAGCGGTTATCAGGCAGGACAACTAATCCATTATTGCACGCCCCGCAACGCAAAGGTACTGGTACTCAATATTTCCCATGAGATAGAAGACCATCACCACCTGCTCCGCAAAGAGGAAGGGCTGCGGGCTTACTTCCAGGACACCAAACGTCCGATTGTAAAAAAAAATGTCCGTCAAACAGACCAGGCATCTGTTGAAAAAGAACTCTCGAAAGCTTTGCAGCAACATGCAGACGTGCTCGCTATTTTCGTCACCAACTCCAGGGTGGCCGCCGTTTCCCGTTACCTTGAAAAAAAAGGTATCGATAAAGACATCCTGCTCATTGGCTATGACTTCACCAAAGAAAATGTATCACGCCTTGATCAGGGGCATATCGATTTCCTCATCTGCCAACAACCACAGGAGCAGGGCTATCGTGGCATCATGGCGCTCTACCAGCACCTCGTGATGAAAGTACCGGTAGAGAAAACGCATTTTATGCCTATTGATATTATCACTAAAGAGAACCATGCTTTTTATATCCAGCCGTAG
- a CDS encoding RagB/SusD family nutrient uptake outer membrane protein gives MRKNKLYIPVLLLALAGSSCTNSLLNMTPDSSLTTNNFYKTSNDMDQAVIGIYSGMQDRKPKDYLLMEMPGDNLYMGTAMPGVNDLDYLTVNPENTAVADFWEKSFYGIGRANAVLENIDRPVDYASGKKEQFTGEARFMRALFYFDLVRLFGGVPMVTKTPGISEAKNMPRESADKIYELIISDLKAAIDLLPAPGAAVRGRASKGAATGLLGKVYVYRKDWANAKIYLEKAIRDFGYQLEPGFATLWSLASEDNKEIIFTIKYTDGSNGHSLGIDFAPIGGIAGVVGSGNQYAFPSWSLNKKYITGDSRKASTISDYVVKATSPNDPPAWGPYVKKYATKFTGATSGQDLPVLRLADVILLYAETLYNSGDKGSALTQLNTIRERAFGDATHDYTAADIATPDSFLDILLLERQLELAYENERWPDLVRTGRFLTVMTSEERDYNPATGAATKVVLSPKATMAVFPVPQRQIDQYAPGVLKQNEGY, from the coding sequence ATGAGAAAAAACAAACTTTATATACCAGTCCTGCTACTGGCGCTTGCCGGCAGCAGCTGTACCAACAGCCTGCTGAATATGACGCCCGATTCTTCCCTGACCACCAACAATTTTTATAAGACGTCCAATGATATGGACCAGGCAGTCATCGGTATCTACAGCGGTATGCAGGACCGTAAACCGAAGGACTATCTGCTGATGGAGATGCCCGGAGACAACCTGTATATGGGCACCGCCATGCCTGGCGTGAATGACCTGGATTATCTGACCGTTAACCCGGAAAACACTGCAGTGGCGGATTTCTGGGAGAAAAGTTTTTATGGTATCGGTCGTGCCAATGCCGTACTGGAAAATATAGACCGCCCTGTGGACTATGCCTCCGGCAAAAAGGAGCAGTTCACCGGCGAAGCCAGATTCATGCGTGCGCTCTTTTATTTTGACCTGGTGAGATTGTTTGGCGGTGTGCCGATGGTGACCAAAACACCCGGCATCAGCGAAGCGAAGAATATGCCGCGCGAATCGGCCGACAAGATATATGAGCTGATCATCTCCGACCTGAAAGCAGCCATTGACCTGTTGCCCGCACCCGGCGCCGCTGTCAGGGGACGTGCCAGCAAAGGCGCAGCCACCGGCCTACTTGGTAAGGTATATGTATACCGGAAAGACTGGGCCAATGCTAAGATTTACCTGGAAAAAGCCATCCGTGATTTTGGCTACCAGTTGGAGCCCGGCTTTGCTACATTGTGGAGCCTCGCTTCGGAAGACAACAAAGAGATCATCTTCACCATCAAATATACCGATGGTTCCAACGGCCACTCGCTGGGCATTGATTTTGCCCCTATCGGCGGCATTGCCGGTGTAGTAGGCTCCGGCAACCAGTACGCCTTCCCTTCCTGGAGCCTGAACAAAAAATATATCACCGGCGACAGCCGGAAAGCATCCACTATTTCGGATTACGTGGTGAAGGCCACCTCCCCGAATGATCCGCCGGCATGGGGCCCGTACGTAAAAAAGTACGCCACCAAATTCACCGGGGCCACTTCCGGTCAGGACCTGCCGGTGCTGCGATTGGCAGATGTTATCCTGCTGTACGCTGAAACCCTTTACAACAGCGGCGATAAAGGCAGTGCGCTGACACAGCTGAATACCATCAGGGAAAGGGCTTTCGGCGATGCGACCCATGATTACACTGCTGCCGATATTGCCACTCCCGATAGTTTCCTGGATATCCTGTTGCTCGAAAGACAACTGGAACTGGCCTACGAAAATGAACGCTGGCCTGACCTGGTGCGTACCGGCCGTTTCCTGACCGTCATGACCAGCGAAGAAAGAGACTATAATCCGGCTACCGGCGCGGCCACCAAAGTGGTGCTGTCGCCCAAAGCCACCATGGCGGTATTCCCGGTGCCACAACGCCAGATCGATCAGTACGCTCCTGGTGTGCTGAAACAAAATGAAGGATATTAA
- a CDS encoding glycosyl hydrolase family 28-related protein encodes MLYQQRIVRRIILISMVMLCGIMSRAQHVTDVRAHGALADGKTDDSRAFQRAIVQAQKNGTRKIFVPKGHYLIARPIKLPSYFTLEASPDAYIELKPSCNQYLLQNEDLVNGNAHIKVTGGKWNGNGWTQTRTMRSTVDSSDFCFGMLFYKVRRLEVGNLQIDSTRSWGIAYMECDTVHIHDIRFQQNPFRDTRQNSALMQNGDGVTGGGNHVLIENISGFTNDDLVAFAAGGASFQGKMSPFPAVDYHDVTVRNINPENIYDSIPALKAVAFYTFENRKVSNIMIEKVHGNTAMASVLFYSLFGKTGYFSGVTIRDVSGANVYGRSTQPQLPVVYGIISVKQSVMDRLDISQVSREEDRYANPQFLFDENTVIDSLNINQVDIRHRHIQGNLLLQSAGAVIKNSRINGVSIQNRE; translated from the coding sequence ATGTTATACCAACAAAGAATCGTAAGACGGATAATACTCATCAGCATGGTGATGCTCTGTGGTATAATGTCCCGTGCCCAGCATGTGACCGACGTGCGCGCTCATGGTGCCCTGGCGGATGGTAAAACAGACGACAGCAGAGCTTTTCAACGAGCAATTGTACAGGCCCAAAAGAACGGTACCCGAAAAATATTCGTTCCGAAAGGGCACTATCTGATCGCGCGGCCCATTAAACTGCCCTCTTACTTTACGCTGGAAGCCAGCCCGGACGCTTACATCGAGCTGAAGCCTTCCTGTAATCAGTACCTGCTGCAGAACGAAGACCTGGTTAACGGTAACGCACATATTAAAGTGACCGGCGGCAAATGGAACGGCAACGGCTGGACACAGACACGTACCATGCGCAGCACGGTAGACAGCTCCGATTTTTGTTTCGGTATGCTGTTCTATAAAGTGCGCCGGCTGGAAGTAGGAAATTTGCAAATAGACAGTACCCGCAGCTGGGGTATCGCCTATATGGAATGTGATACCGTGCATATACACGACATACGGTTTCAGCAAAATCCGTTCAGGGATACGCGGCAGAACAGCGCGTTGATGCAGAACGGCGACGGTGTCACCGGTGGCGGCAATCATGTGCTCATTGAAAACATCTCCGGTTTCACCAACGACGACCTGGTGGCCTTTGCGGCCGGCGGCGCGTCTTTCCAGGGGAAGATGTCGCCTTTCCCCGCAGTGGATTATCACGATGTGACTGTCAGGAACATCAACCCCGAAAATATTTACGATTCCATTCCTGCGCTAAAGGCAGTTGCTTTTTACACGTTTGAGAACAGGAAAGTAAGCAACATCATGATTGAGAAAGTACATGGTAATACGGCCATGGCGTCAGTGCTGTTTTACAGCCTTTTCGGCAAGACCGGTTATTTCTCCGGTGTAACGATCAGGGACGTGTCGGGCGCTAATGTGTACGGACGTTCCACACAACCGCAATTGCCCGTGGTATACGGCATTATCAGCGTAAAACAATCGGTGATGGACCGGCTGGACATCAGCCAGGTTAGCCGGGAGGAAGACCGCTACGCCAATCCCCAGTTTTTGTTTGACGAAAATACAGTTATCGATTCTCTCAATATCAACCAGGTAGACATCCGGCACCGGCATATACAGGGCAACCTGCTGTTACAGTCGGCCGGTGCGGTCATTAAAAACAGCCGTATCAACGGGGTGTCCATCCAGAACAGGGAATAG
- a CDS encoding SDR family NAD(P)-dependent oxidoreductase yields the protein MEKLLEKKTVLISGALGDIGRAVALAFAAQGASVALGDIQPEAAAGPLMKELTSMGTRCHYAAVDVSDAVAVDRWLQAAEAALGPVSMVVANAATVTISGLYQITAEQWSKELRVNLDGAFHVARTVTARMMEQRITGSVVFVGSWAAEVAHSHIPAYSVSKAGLRMLSKCMALELAPHGIMVNEIAPGYVDAGLSRVVWEQAPEQKEQARLKTPVRQLITPQEVAREVVRLCDPENRHITGSVLLMDGGLSLL from the coding sequence ATGGAAAAACTATTGGAGAAAAAAACAGTCCTGATCAGTGGCGCCCTTGGCGACATTGGCAGGGCTGTAGCCCTTGCGTTTGCAGCGCAGGGTGCCAGCGTGGCGCTGGGCGATATACAACCCGAAGCAGCAGCTGGACCATTAATGAAGGAGCTAACGTCAATGGGCACACGTTGTCACTATGCAGCGGTGGACGTATCTGATGCCGTGGCGGTGGACCGCTGGCTGCAGGCTGCGGAAGCGGCATTGGGACCGGTGAGTATGGTGGTCGCCAATGCTGCCACTGTCACGATATCGGGACTTTACCAGATCACGGCGGAGCAGTGGAGCAAAGAGCTGCGGGTGAACCTGGACGGTGCTTTTCATGTAGCGCGTACAGTGACGGCCCGTATGATGGAACAACGTATAACCGGCAGCGTGGTATTCGTAGGCAGTTGGGCGGCGGAAGTGGCCCATAGTCATATCCCTGCCTATTCCGTCTCCAAGGCCGGTCTGCGCATGTTGTCCAAATGTATGGCGCTGGAACTGGCGCCGCACGGCATTATGGTCAACGAGATCGCGCCGGGGTATGTAGATGCGGGGCTTAGCCGTGTCGTGTGGGAACAGGCGCCTGAGCAGAAAGAGCAGGCGCGTCTCAAGACACCGGTACGGCAACTCATCACACCGCAGGAGGTGGCCCGGGAAGTGGTGCGCCTATGCGATCCGGAAAACAGGCATATCACCGGCAGCGTACTGCTGATGGATGGTGGCCTGTCACTCTTGTAA
- a CDS encoding aspartate aminotransferase family protein, which yields MNAWPKSSSLLKSNEQWIPGGVVSLNRKSDPNICFVSGQGSRVTDLEGNEYIDYQAGFAASFLGHNDPDVNGAVRAALDNATLLMGAGPTNLEGEFAQLFCDSVPSAESIEITTTGSEATYHAIRIARAVTGKNHIIVMQGGYNGWHNDVACNVISSLADVGERVSPGEYPFDSLSAGIPEGHAELVHVINYNDLASVEYVLQRYPVAGILLEPILQNIGVVKPQPGYLEGLRRLADEHGFLLIFDEVKTGFRHALGGYQQLCGVTPDLSTFGKAVANGYPVGVIAGKKKYMDYFIHPDKSKKVLIAGTFNAHPLTTAAAIATVRKLASPGFKVYDHVNALGQMLEDGLKDIFSTSGRPFQVARQGSAFCVYFMDHLPVDYHDILKHHDFAFDKTYRLKLIEKGIFNFPLPIKQGSISYAHTTKDIEETLEKTKSILSAL from the coding sequence ATGAACGCATGGCCCAAATCATCCTCGCTTTTAAAGAGCAATGAACAATGGATACCCGGAGGTGTGGTATCACTCAACCGTAAGTCGGACCCCAATATTTGTTTTGTCAGCGGACAAGGCAGCCGGGTCACTGACCTGGAAGGCAACGAATACATCGATTATCAGGCCGGCTTTGCCGCCTCGTTCCTGGGACATAACGACCCCGATGTCAACGGGGCGGTACGTGCCGCACTGGACAATGCCACGCTCCTGATGGGCGCGGGGCCCACCAACCTGGAAGGTGAGTTTGCACAGCTTTTCTGTGACAGCGTGCCTTCCGCTGAAAGCATCGAAATCACCACCACCGGTTCTGAAGCGACCTATCACGCTATTCGTATAGCCCGTGCCGTTACTGGAAAAAATCACATCATTGTGATGCAGGGCGGTTACAACGGCTGGCACAATGATGTGGCCTGCAACGTGATCAGCAGCCTGGCTGATGTGGGAGAGCGGGTGAGCCCCGGTGAATATCCGTTCGATTCCCTGTCGGCCGGTATCCCGGAAGGACATGCTGAACTGGTACATGTGATCAACTATAACGACCTCGCTTCTGTGGAGTATGTCCTGCAACGTTATCCTGTGGCGGGCATCCTGCTGGAGCCTATCTTGCAGAACATCGGCGTGGTGAAACCACAGCCCGGCTACCTGGAAGGATTGCGCCGGCTGGCAGATGAACATGGTTTCCTGCTGATATTCGATGAAGTGAAAACAGGTTTCCGCCATGCGCTGGGGGGGTATCAGCAGCTGTGCGGCGTTACGCCGGACCTGAGCACCTTCGGCAAAGCCGTGGCCAACGGTTATCCTGTAGGGGTGATCGCCGGAAAGAAAAAATACATGGATTATTTTATCCATCCCGATAAAAGCAAAAAGGTACTGATAGCGGGCACTTTTAATGCACATCCACTGACAACGGCAGCTGCCATTGCCACCGTGCGGAAGCTCGCCTCTCCCGGGTTTAAAGTGTATGATCATGTGAATGCGCTGGGGCAGATGCTGGAAGACGGTTTAAAGGATATTTTCAGCACCTCCGGCCGGCCTTTTCAGGTCGCCCGCCAAGGTTCCGCTTTTTGTGTGTATTTTATGGACCATCTTCCGGTGGATTATCATGACATATTGAAACACCATGATTTTGCGTTTGATAAAACATACCGTCTGAAGCTGATTGAAAAAGGAATCTTTAACTTCCCGTTACCGATCAAACAGGGCAGTATCTCTTACGCACATACGACCAAAGACATCGAAGAAACATTAGAGAAAACCAAATCAATATTGTCAGCGCTATGA
- the dgoD gene encoding galactonate dehydratase — protein sequence MKITAIETQVCHARMRNWIFIKIITDQPGLWGWGEATLEWHTRAVVGAVEDISQLLIGEDPRRIEYLWQMMYRQHFWHGNGIVRGTAISGIDIALWDILGKIHGVPCHELWGGRVRDYIRLYCHLGGGKMEDFYETRPDDAARFGELASRAVEDGFTAFKSMAVPETMPLEGLKPVRYAEACVRAMRDAVGEDIDIMVDCHARPSPLMGLQFAKALEPYGLYFFEEPCWPETMEDIARIQHAVKTPIASGERLVGVHAFRDMLEKRAVSVIQPDITHCGGLSEVRRIAALAEAYRVAVAPHNPQGPVSTAASIELGFATPSYAICESVHNDVPWREEVVSEGFTVEKKGRTVKPNHRPGLGIEINEDAVKKHPFQQEVLQRTFYKDGSVGDW from the coding sequence ATGAAGATAACGGCCATAGAAACACAGGTTTGCCACGCGCGGATGCGTAACTGGATTTTCATCAAAATCATTACAGACCAGCCTGGCCTGTGGGGATGGGGCGAAGCCACACTGGAATGGCATACCAGGGCGGTTGTAGGTGCTGTGGAAGATATCAGCCAGTTGCTGATAGGAGAAGATCCGCGCCGCATAGAATACCTGTGGCAGATGATGTACCGCCAGCATTTCTGGCATGGCAACGGTATCGTTCGCGGCACGGCCATCAGCGGTATTGATATCGCACTTTGGGACATCCTCGGCAAAATACATGGTGTGCCCTGTCATGAACTGTGGGGCGGCCGTGTAAGGGATTATATCCGTCTGTACTGCCATCTGGGCGGTGGCAAGATGGAGGACTTTTACGAAACCCGTCCGGATGATGCCGCCCGCTTCGGTGAACTGGCATCGCGCGCGGTGGAAGATGGTTTTACCGCCTTTAAGTCGATGGCGGTACCGGAAACCATGCCACTGGAAGGACTGAAGCCCGTTCGTTATGCAGAAGCCTGTGTGCGCGCCATGCGGGATGCCGTTGGCGAAGACATTGACATTATGGTCGACTGTCACGCCCGTCCCAGCCCGCTGATGGGGCTACAGTTCGCGAAAGCGCTGGAGCCGTATGGTTTGTATTTCTTTGAAGAGCCGTGTTGGCCGGAAACGATGGAAGACATTGCGAGGATACAGCACGCGGTGAAAACGCCGATTGCCAGTGGTGAAAGACTGGTAGGCGTGCATGCTTTCCGGGACATGCTGGAGAAGCGTGCTGTCAGCGTAATCCAGCCGGACATTACCCATTGCGGCGGATTAAGCGAAGTACGGCGAATAGCGGCCCTGGCAGAAGCGTACCGTGTAGCGGTAGCGCCGCATAATCCGCAGGGGCCGGTGAGCACTGCGGCATCTATTGAACTGGGCTTTGCCACTCCTTCCTATGCTATCTGTGAGAGCGTACACAACGATGTGCCGTGGCGTGAGGAAGTGGTGAGTGAAGGATTTACTGTAGAGAAAAAAGGACGGACCGTAAAACCGAATCACCGTCCGGGTTTGGGCATAGAGATCAACGAAGATGCTGTGAAAAAACATCCTTTCCAACAGGAGGTGTTACAGCGGACGTTTTATAAAGATGGCAGTGTAGGTGACTGGTAA
- a CDS encoding SLC5 family protein has translation MNLNLTLLDAVIFGAYILGVIGLGIYASRKAQQTKRDYFLAGDKLPWWMIGGSIIAANISSHHLVGAMGMAYSRGFVAIAMEWGAILMGFNALLWIFLPFYIRNGFYTVPEFLEKRFGTAARATYAGLILLTYVLVEISAVLYLGALSLHSLLGISVMTCVVILAVITGIYTIAGGLRAVIYTEMLQLIVLVMGGIALTIATVNAAGGISAVTDTMKDWDLILPANDPDFPWTMYLGGVLCISVFYCATNQFIVQRVLAAKNEWHARMGVVFGDYLKFLVPLIITVPALVAPKLFPDLEKPDLLFPTLVEKLLPTGLVGLVMAGLIAAVMSHLSGAINSCTTILTVDIYLPYFRKKATEAEAVRFGRWAGAVIIVIGILCTGLFLTQSKKPVFLYLMNAYGLFTPGIAAMFLLGILWKRTTHAGALAAGILTIPMSIAMEVIFPAMPFFNRTGIVFWTCVVLCIIVSLLTKPVPEAQLKGLIWNRESLKLPADLLQQSKGLRSPTLWWALITGVVLYFYIVYA, from the coding sequence ATGAACCTGAACCTGACTTTGCTCGATGCTGTTATTTTTGGCGCTTATATCCTGGGTGTTATCGGTCTGGGTATTTATGCCTCCCGGAAAGCGCAGCAGACGAAACGCGATTATTTTCTCGCAGGCGATAAACTGCCCTGGTGGATGATCGGCGGCAGTATTATCGCTGCCAATATCAGCAGCCATCACCTGGTGGGCGCTATGGGCATGGCTTACAGCCGTGGCTTTGTGGCCATCGCCATGGAATGGGGCGCCATCCTGATGGGATTTAATGCATTACTGTGGATATTCCTGCCCTTTTATATCCGCAACGGTTTTTATACGGTGCCGGAGTTCCTGGAAAAACGTTTCGGTACGGCCGCAAGAGCTACCTATGCAGGCCTGATCCTGTTGACCTATGTGCTTGTGGAAATCAGTGCCGTATTATACCTGGGCGCGTTGTCGCTGCACTCACTGTTAGGCATATCCGTTATGACCTGTGTGGTGATACTGGCTGTCATCACCGGTATCTACACCATTGCAGGCGGATTGCGGGCGGTGATATACACGGAGATGTTGCAGCTGATCGTACTGGTGATGGGTGGCATTGCACTCACGATCGCTACCGTAAATGCGGCAGGCGGCATTAGTGCCGTTACTGACACCATGAAGGACTGGGACCTTATCCTGCCGGCCAACGACCCCGATTTCCCGTGGACGATGTACCTCGGCGGGGTGCTGTGTATCAGTGTATTTTATTGCGCTACGAACCAGTTTATCGTGCAGCGGGTACTGGCGGCGAAGAACGAATGGCATGCCCGCATGGGCGTGGTGTTTGGTGATTACCTGAAGTTCCTGGTGCCCTTGATCATTACAGTGCCGGCGTTGGTGGCGCCTAAACTTTTTCCTGACCTGGAAAAACCGGACCTGCTGTTTCCCACGCTGGTGGAGAAATTATTGCCTACAGGCCTTGTCGGACTGGTGATGGCAGGCCTCATTGCAGCGGTGATGTCACATCTTTCCGGCGCTATCAATTCGTGTACTACCATCCTGACGGTAGATATTTACCTGCCCTACTTCCGTAAAAAAGCCACAGAAGCGGAGGCGGTGCGGTTTGGCCGTTGGGCCGGCGCCGTGATCATCGTGATTGGTATCCTGTGTACCGGCTTGTTCCTGACACAATCCAAAAAGCCGGTCTTCCTGTACCTGATGAATGCCTACGGGTTGTTTACGCCCGGCATCGCGGCGATGTTCCTGCTGGGCATCCTGTGGAAACGTACCACGCATGCAGGTGCGCTGGCAGCAGGCATTCTCACTATCCCGATGTCCATTGCTATGGAGGTCATCTTCCCGGCGATGCCCTTCTTTAACCGCACCGGCATTGTTTTCTGGACTTGCGTGGTGCTGTGCATCATTGTGAGCCTGCTGACTAAACCGGTACCGGAAGCGCAATTGAAAGGACTTATATGGAACCGCGAAAGCCTGAAGCTGCCCGCCGACCTGTTGCAGCAGTCAAAAGGATTGCGTAGCCCAACGTTGTGGTGGGCATTGATAACGGGTGTGGTATTGTATTTCTATATCGTATACGCGTAA